In Octopus bimaculoides isolate UCB-OBI-ISO-001 chromosome 5, ASM119413v2, whole genome shotgun sequence, a genomic segment contains:
- the LOC106878432 gene encoding trans-Golgi network integral membrane protein 2: protein MTEHCISDMSPDLLAWSSSGPALSHISPSYHQCPIISSFFYFSLALLETFPEILPQCVTGKHLGVEASNNNTIGSSFMFSGRGVVKIPGIVSTGSGPNPVILSSDSQNPSNPRNGHNSETLSGGSINSSNTGSGATSKSISANTGDKLNSKNPSDFQNLLNRGNAPVEGAKTRAKTGNQSSGSQTPLNTGSRPNPEMLSSGSQNPSNARNGLNSETPSGGSLNSSNTGSGATSKSISANTGDIPANSRNPSDLQSPNPSDFQNPLNRGNTPVEGAKTGIQSPGSQTPLNTGSRPNPEMLSSGSQNLSNPRIGLNSKTLSGGSINSSNAGSGATSKSISANTGDISANSRNPSDLQNPVSSRKGTGDKLNSKNPSDFQNPLNRGNAPVEGAKTGIQSPGSQTPLNTGSRPNSEMLSSDSQNLSNPRIGLNSETPSGGSVKPSNAGGISANSRNPSDFQNPVSSKKGHAEGTNADIQSPGFQNSPNNGQEAGIDASKTSDTRANISPSKDSQQKAKISIGNQIQPDTVPKKTPVSTAYNEAPSSAHFMGYFLTAIVLCIAGYIVFHNKQKIIAFIIEGRNQKRGRRPNANEYKKLQTNVDDVMVSLDKSTTAQNYIY from the exons ATGACAGAG CATTGTATTTCTGACATGTCTCCTGACCTGTTAGCTTGGTCTTCTTCAGGTCCTGCCTTAAGTCACATAAGTCCAAGTTATCATCAGTGTCccataatttcttctttcttctacttctccttAGCACTTCTAGAGACATTTCCTGAAATACTTCCCCAATGTG ttacAGGTAAACATCTCGGAGTTGAAGCATCTAATAACAATACTATTGGATCCAGTTTTATGTTCTCTGGTAGAGGTGTAGTTAAAATTCCAGGTATAGTCAGTACTGGAAGTGGACCTAATCCTGTAATTCTATCATCTGATTCTCAAAATCCATCTAATCCTAGAAATGGACATAATTCTGAGACACTATCTGGTGGTTCTATAAACTCATCTAATACTGGAAGTGGAGCAACTTCTAAGAGTATCTCTGCTAATACTGGAGATAAACTCAATTCTAAGAATCCATCTGATTTTCAAAACTTACTTAATCGTGGAAACGCCCCTGTTGAAGGAGCTAAGACTA GAGCTAAGACTGGTAACCAATCTTCTGGTTCTCAAACCCCACTTAATACTGGAAGTAGACCTAATCCTGAAATGTTATCATCTGGTTCTCAAAACCCATCTAATGCTAGAAATGGACTTAATTCTGAGACACCATCTGGTGGTTCTCTAAACTCTTCTAATACTGGAAGTGGAGCAACTTCTAAGAGTATCTCTGCTAATACTGGAGATATCCCTGCTAATTCTAGGAATCCATCTGATTTACAAAGCCCA AATCCATCTGATTTTCAAAACCCACTTAATCGTGGAAACACCCCTGTTGAAGGAGCTAAGACTGGTATCCAATCTCCTGGTTCTCAAACCCCACTTAATACTGGAAGTAGACCTAATCCTGAAATGTTATCATCTGGTTCTCAAAACCTATCTAATCCTAGAATTGGACTTAATTCTAAGACACTATCTGGTGGTTCTATAAACTCATCTAATGCTGGAAGTGGAGCAACTTCTAAGAGTATCTCTGCTAATACTGGAGATATCTCTGCTAATTCTAGGAATCCATCTGATTTACAAAACCCAGTTAGTTCTAGAAAAGGCACTGGAGATAAACTCAATTCTAAGAATCCATCTGATTTTCAAAACCCACTTAATCGTGGAAACGCCCCTGTTGAAGGAGCTAAGACTGGTATCCAATCTCCTGGTTCTCAAACCCCACTTAATACTGGAAGTAGACCTAATTCTGAAATGTTATCATCTGATTCTCAAAACCTATCTAATCCTAGAATTGGACTTAATTCTGAGACACCATCTGGTGGTTCTGTAAAGCCCTCTAATGCTGGAGGTATCTCTGCTAATTCTAGGAATCCATCTGATTTTCAAAACCCAGTTAGTTCTAAAAAAGGCCATGCTGAAGGAACTAACGCTGATATTCAATCTCCTGGTTTTCAAAATTCACCTAATAATGGACAGGAAGCAGGTATTGATGCATCAAAAACCTCTGATACAAGGGCAAATATTTCACCTTCAAAAGATTCACAACAGAAAGCCAAAATTTCTATTGGTAACCAAATACAGCCTG ATACTGTTCCAAAGAAAACTCCAGTGAGCACAGCTTACAATGAAGCACCCTCATCTGCACATTTCATGGGCTATTTCTTAACAGCTATTGTTCTTTGTATTGCTGGATATATTGTTTTCCACAACAAACAAAag